The Mycobacteriales bacterium DNA segment GCAGGGCGACCAGGCCGGGTGCCTGCTCCAGGGCGTCCAGCAGGTGGCGGGTCTGTGCGCGGCGCAGTTCGACCAGGCTTGAGAACCGGCGGAGGTTGGCCAGGGCGATCGCGGCGAGGGGGGCGGCGAGGCGGGAGTTGGTTGCCAGGCGGCTCAGCGGGGCTTCGCCCGGAGGGGCCGGCTGCCAGTGGCTGCGGAACGCGGTCGCGTGCTCTGCCACTTCGCGGCGGGCGGTGAGCAGGAAGCCGCCCTCGCCGCTCCAGAGAATCTTGCCGTCCTTCATGCTGAAGCAGCCGACGGTGCCGGCCGTGCCGGCCCGCTGCCCGTCGCGCGCGGTGCCGGCGGCCTGCGCGGCGTCCTCGACGACGGCGAGCCCGTGCTCGGATGCGAACGCCGCCAGGGCCGCCGGGTCTCCCATCCGGCCCCACAGGTGCACCGGGATGATCGCCCGGGTCCGCGAGGTGACCTTGCGGGCCGCGTCGCCGTAGTCCAGGTCCAAGGTGGCCGGGTCGCTGTCGATGAACACCGGCACTGCCCTAAGGGCGCTGAGGGGTGCCACGGTCATGACGACGGTCAGCGCCGGCACGAGGACTTCGTCTCCCGGGCGGATGCCGCAGGCCGACAGCGCGGCGTGCAGGGCCGCGGTGCCGGAAGCGACCGCGACGACGTGCGGTACGCCGAACACCTCGGCCAGGTCGTGCTCCAGCTGCCCGGCGACCGGACCGCCGCTCGGGTCGGGCATCTGCCCGAGCACGACGGCCAGCTGATCCGCGAGTAGCTGTGCACCGCCGGGGACCGGAGGGAGCGTCATCGGGAAGCCCCCGCGTTCAGCAGCCGCGGCATGTCCAGCACGAGGGGCCACATGTTCACGCAGTCCCGGCTGAACAGCGAGCAGTCTGTGCACGCCGGCCTCGTGGCGAACAGCGTGCGCGCGTCGCCGTCTCGGATGGTGCGTCGTCGCTCGGGTGCGGTGGCGGCGATCCGGCGGTCGGACGGGCAGTCCCAGACCGAGCCGTCGGGCTGCATGAAGAACAGGCGAGCGCCGCCGAAGCACTCGGGCACATGCCCGTTGTCGTGGGTGGAGACTGCGGCGATGAAGCGCTGGATGTACGACGGGTCGGGCAGGGCCAGCCCCTTGGGGTCGCTGTAGAGGCGGGTGAGGTGCTCGCCGACGTCGGTGACGTCGCCGGGGGTGTGGGACAACTGGTCGAAGAGCGTGTGGTCGGGCGCGAGGGAGATCGGCTGCGGCACGTAGTAGTCCGTGCCGAGGTCGGCAGCCAGCCGTGCCACGTCGGTGATCTCCTGCGGACGTGATCGCGTTACCACGGTGTAGATCCCGACCCTGGGCGCGGGCTTACCGGCGCGAGCCTGGAGCAGGGTACGGATGCCCTCCAGGACGTCGTGGTAGCCGAAACGGCCCGAACGGGACGGCCGTATCTGGTCGTTGGTCTCGGCGTCCGCGCTGTCGAGCGACACCGACACGCCGTCGACGCCGAGGGCGACGAGGCGCTCGGCCACGTGCGGGCGGGTGAGCGGAACGCCGTTCGTCGCGATGACGACCTGGCAGCCCGCGTCCTTGATGAGGGAGATCACTTCGAGCGCGCCGGGCCAGTCCAGCGGTTCCCCGCCGGCGATGACCACACGC contains these protein-coding regions:
- a CDS encoding DegT/DnrJ/EryC1/StrS family aminotransferase, encoding MTLPPVPGGAQLLADQLAVVLGQMPDPSGGPVAGQLEHDLAEVFGVPHVVAVASGTAALHAALSACGIRPGDEVLVPALTVVMTVAPLSALRAVPVFIDSDPATLDLDYGDAARKVTSRTRAIIPVHLWGRMGDPAALAAFASEHGLAVVEDAAQAAGTARDGQRAGTAGTVGCFSMKDGKILWSGEGGFLLTARREVAEHATAFRSHWQPAPPGEAPLSRLATNSRLAAPLAAIALANLRRFSSLVELRRAQTRHLLDALEQAPGLVALPPATGEEWNGFAPLLHIDLPNPRAFAEHLAQQAVPNSTGSFRLVPCDTRPMFTNRDRPCRGAAQILDHTLAVILTERDTQTTLDRYAAVIAREATAWAT
- a CDS encoding radical SAM protein, encoding MTLLWALRSPCAFACPHCYFGTIEEHKDNPPEQAGALSHLSRTDLPANALTAFARTLAGSPVERVVIAGGEPLDWPGALEVISLIKDAGCQVVIATNGVPLTRPHVAERLVALGVDGVSVSLDSADAETNDQIRPSRSGRFGYHDVLEGIRTLLQARAGKPAPRVGIYTVVTRSRPQEITDVARLAADLGTDYYVPQPISLAPDHTLFDQLSHTPGDVTDVGEHLTRLYSDPKGLALPDPSYIQRFIAAVSTHDNGHVPECFGGARLFFMQPDGSVWDCPSDRRIAATAPERRRTIRDGDARTLFATRPACTDCSLFSRDCVNMWPLVLDMPRLLNAGASR